The DNA window ACAGGACTTAAAATCCTGCGGTAGGTGACTACCGTACCGGTTCGATTCCGGTCCTCGGCACCATTTACATCAATAGCATCATGCGCCCGTAGCTCAATTGGATAGAGTACTTGACTACGAATCAAGCGGTTAGAGGTTCGAGTCCTCTCGGGCGCACCATATTTTTTAAAAAACTCAGCACCTAAGTTCGGGAAGTAGCTCAGCTTGGTAGAGCACTTGGTTTGGGACCAAGGGGTCGCAGGTTCGAATCCTGTCTTCCCGACCAAACAATGGGGCCTTAGCTCAGCTGGGAGAGCGCCTGCCTTGCACGCAGGAGGTCAGCGGTTCGATCCCGCTAGGCTCCACCAACTCATTACATTAAAGATCCCGGCGGCGTAGCTCAGCTGGCTAGAGCGTACGGTTCATACCCGTGAGGTCGGGGGTTCGATCCCCTCTGCCGCCACTTTTTTAGGACCTTTAGCTCAGTTGGTTAGAGCAGACGGCTCATAACCGTCCGGTCGCAGGTTCGAGTCCTGCAAGGTCCACCATTTGTATTTTATCACGGAGGAATACCCAAGTTTGGCTGAAGGGATCGGTCTTGAAAACCGACAGGGGAGTCAAATCCCGCGGGGGTTCGAATCCCTCTTCCTCCTCCATTTTTTCTAAATGTGTGGACAATTATTTTTAAAAAATGTTGGATATTAGTACCTATATTATTGTCGCGGGGTGGAGCAGTTCGGTAGCTCGTTGGGCTCATAACCCAAAGGTCGCAGGTTCAAATCCTGCCCCCGCAACCAAATGGTCCCGTGGTGTAGCGGTTAACATGCCTGCCTGTCACGCAGGAGATCGCCGGTTCGATCCCGGTCGGGACCGCCATTTTTATTTAATGTAGTGGGTCAGTAGCTCAGTCGGTAGAGCATTAGATTGAAGCTCTAAGTGTCGGCGGTTCGATTCCGTCCTGACCCACCATTTTATGCGGGTGTAGTTTAGTGGTAAAACCTCAGCCTTCCAAGCTGATGATGGGGGTTCGATTCCCCCCACCCGCTCCATAATTATTACATATGGGCCTATAGCTCAGCTGGTTAGAGCGCACGCCTGATAAGCGTGAGGTCGATGGTTCGAGTCCATTTAGGCCCACCATTCCGAAGTAGCTCAGTGGTAGAGCACCGCACTGTTAATGCGATGGTCGTAGGTTCGAGTCCTACCTTCGGAGCCATACTGGGGAAGTACTCAAGTGGCTGAAGAGGCGCCCCTGCTAAGGGTGTAGGTCGGGCAACCGGCGCGAGGGTTCAAATCCCTCCTTCTCCGCCAGTATTTGGCCCCTTGGTCAAGCGGTTAAGACACCGCCCTTTCACGGCGGTAACACGGGTTCGAATCCCGTAGGGGTCATCATAAAAAAGAGTCATGCATTTAATTGCATGACTCTTTTTTTCGTTTTAGTTGAATTTTGACTATGAAGAACCATTCCAACCATCACAATCACAATCCCAATTAATGATAATCCTGAAGGTAACGCTATCGATAAGAAAAGAATTTCTCCAGCTAAAGCAAATAAAACTTCCATTGACTGAGTTGCTTCAACTACACCTAACTTCTGCATGTTTCCTCGAACAAGATCTGTAGCTTTGAAGAATAATACTGTGGCAATTACGCCCGAACTAATCGCAACAATTAAGGTTTGGAAGCTTTGTGAAGCAGATGGTCCGCCAACTGTAAGTAATCCATATAGCGACAATATAAACCAGAAGGGAAGACTTGCTAATGTCATTCCTAAAACTCTTTGATAGGCATCCAATCTACCGTCGCAAACTTCCATCATCTTTCTGTTACCGAGTGGGTAAGCGAATGCTGCCAGAAGAACAGGGACGAAACCAAGCCACAATGTGGCAGAAGAGACGATCGCGATATTTTCTAACTGCATGAGACTAACTCCCGCTAATATAATAAAAGAAATTAGTAGTCCTTTTACTGGAATTTTACCTCTTAGCTGAACTGCTCCTTCTTTAGTATGTATAGTGATGAGAAATAAGGGAGCAAGCAGTGTACCTGCAATGATCGTAATTTGCCAAGTGCCTGCGATTAACCACCCAGGAGAATAAGCTGCTGCAAAACAAAGAGGAGCATAAAATAATCCAAATCCTACAAAGCTCCATATGAGCCATGCTTTTTTGCTTTTGTTCATTTCTTGTAATAAAGGTTTTAAGTTTTTTCTGGATATAACGATTAATAGTAAGAAAGGAATCATGAAAAGATAACGTAAAGAAGCACTCCAAATCCAACTACCGCCACTAGCTTCCATTGTGGCATTTAATACAAATGTAAATGCGAAGAAAAATGCGGCAATGATACCAATTATAATGGGTTTCACTTAATATACTCCTTACTAAGTATTTTGAATTATTTATCAACTATAACGCATAAACGATAGTTCTACAAAACTTTATTTGGATACAAAAAAAGGGATTTCAGCTGAAATCCCTTTTGATATTCTAATTAAAGAAGATATTCAATTAGTAAACCAACACCAAGTAATAAAGCAAATAGTGTATTTGTTTTTCCTGTGTCTTGCATGGCGGGCATAACTTTTAACGGTGCTGTATGACGTTTGAAAATTTGAACCACTTTAATCGGTTTTATGATGCTAAGGAAAACGAGTAAAGTCCATGGGGTTAATGTTCCTGCAATAACAAGAACTATAATCCAGGCATAGGCTAAAACGAAAAATGCCATCAGTATGTTCACAGCAGTCGGTCTTTTGACTAAAATCGCAAGTGTTTTACGCCCACTTTCTTCATCTCCAACGATATCACGAATATTATTAGCTAGCATAATAGCTGCTACTAACAACGTACTTGGTATAGCTAAAAGAGAAGCTTCAAGTGTGATCATGCCGGTTTGGATATAAAAGGCGATAATAACAATTAAATAGCCCATGACTACGCCTGAAAAAAGTTCGCCAAATGGCGTATAAGCAATCGGGTAAGGACCACCTGTATAGAAGTAGCCAATTGCCATAGAAACTGCACCTACAACTAAAAGCCACCAGCTAGTTTGTGAACAAATGTAAATGCCGATAACTGCAGCAATACCATAAAAAACGAATGCTAAAGCTAAAACAGTTTTTGGTTTTACTCCATTTCGAACTATGGCACCGCCAATCCCGACAGAATTTTCATTGTCTAGACCTCTCGCAAAATCGTAATATTCATTGAACATATTGGTCGCTGCTTGGATCAATAAACTGGCAACAAGCATAGATAGGAATAAAATCCAATCGATCGGGGAATACTGTAAAGCAATCATCGTTCCAAGGAATACGGGAGCGAACGAAGCGGTTAGTGTATGCGGACGTGTTAATTGCCACCATACGCGCCATCCGCTATCTGCTTGTAGTGAATGTGTCATCTTAATCTCTCCTTTAATTCTTTCCACTCTTCATTGTACTTTAAAATAGTGTGGAATACAGCAAATGATGTGCTGATTTTAGCAGAAAAGAGTATGATAGAGGGTAGAGATTAAAAAGTGAAACAGTGAGTGGAATAAACTAGACTATTGTCTTAAAACGGAGGTAATCAGGTGAATTCAGAATCGTCTTCATCGACCCAGCAATTTGCGACAGACCAGTTTGAAGGCTATCGCTTTTACACTGAAACAATCGAAGTTACACATATGTCTGCATTAGCATTTTTTGAAGCTGGCGGAAACGACCACACAGGAAAACGCATGTATTGGAAAAATCGTGAAAAGACCTTTACACTCGTTGGAATTGGACATGCTCATGTCCTTTCTTCCAATGAGACAAATGGAAGGTTTGAAAATATAAAAAACGACTGGAAAAAATTATGTAGCCAAATCGTCAATGAAGAACGATCGGTTCATCCGGTCCTATTCGGAGGATTTTCGTTTGACCCATTAAATACTAAGCCGAGTGAGTGGAGAAGATTCCCTCAGGCTTATTTTGTAGTGCCAACTTTTCAGTTGATCTTAAAAGGTGATCAAGCTTTTGTGAGTATTCACTTGATCACGAAAAAACAAGATAGTTTTAAAGAGTTTGACGCGTTACGAAAAGAGCGAGATAAATTACTTCATGCTGCACAGGTTTCTGAAGTAGATAAATACGATAAACCAAATGTGATTGAACGGACTGAATTAAGAAAAGATGAATACTTAGAATCGATTCAACGGGTCACAGATATTATTAAAGCAAAAGAAGTCGAGAAAGTTGTGATTGCCCGCACAGTGAAACTTGGGTTTGAAAAGAAACTTTCTCCAACATCTGCACTATACCAAGTAGCCAATGAACAACCGGAAAGTTTCTTATTCGGTTTAGAAGCAGAAGAGCAGTTTTTCTTTGGAGCAACTCCAGAACGGCTTGTTAAAGTAGAAAATGAAAAAGCATTATCGACGTGTTTAGCAGGTTCAACGCCTCGTGGGAAAACCATCGAGAAAGATACTGAACTTGGTGAAATTCTGCTGCAAGATCCCAAAAATCGTGCGGAACATCAATATGTGGTGAGTATGATTAGCGATGTTTTTAAAGCAACCTGCAGTCAAACCATCGTACCGAAAACACCGAAATTGATGAAAATTAGAGATATCCAGCATTTGTACACACCGGTCGAAGGAGTGTTAAATGCTGGATCTACATTGTTTGACTTGGTCGAACTACTTCATCCAACACCTGCACTTGGCGGCGAACCGAAAATAGAAGCCTTAGAAATGATTCGCAAGCACGAAGCGATGAACCGTGGCTATTATGCGGCTCCAATTGGATGGATTGATACACAAGGAGACGGCGAATTTGCGGTTGCTATTCGTTCAGCATTATTGGATGAAGAAAAAGCGTATTTATATGCAGGTGGCGGAATTGTTGCAGACTCGACGCCAGAATCAGAGTATGACGAGACATGGGTTAAGTTTAGACCGATGCTCCGAGCATTGGGAGGTCAATTGAGTGACGAATCGTAAAGCATTAACCGAATATGTCTCAGCTTTTACGCATTCATTAGTCGAGCAAGGGGTTAAAGACGTTGTTATTAGTCCTGGATCTCGTTCGACACCACTTGCTTATGCTTGTATGAAACAAGGAGATTTAATAACTTACCGCCAAATTGATGAGCGCTCAGCCGCTTATTTTGCGCTAGGCTTAGCTAAAGCCTCTGGTAGACCTGTTATGTTATTATGCACGTCGGGAACAGCAGCGGCTAATTATTTTCCAGCTGTTGTTGAAGCATATTATGCACGTGTGCCTTTACTTGTTGTTACAGCAGATCGTCCACACGAACTGCGAGAAGTTGGTGCTCCACAAGCAATCAACCAAATTCATTTATTCGGTGCGCATGTTAAATGGGCTACGGATATGCCGATGCCAGAACCGGAAAATCAATTGGGGTTTTTAACACGGCATTTGCATCGTAGTGTTCAACATGCAATGACTAAACCCCGAGGACCGGTGCATATAAACGTACCGTTTCGTGAACCATTGCGTATAGATTTCGAGCAAACTTACGAAAGTCAGCAGGAAATTTCTCATTTTGGAGGAGAACTGTCTTTAAGTGTGGAAAGCCGCCTGTTTTTACAACAATTGCTAAAAAAAGAAAAAGGTTTGTTGATCGTTGGCGAACAAACACTAAAGATGCCGGATGAGTTTTGGGCGTTTATTGAGAAACTGGATTGGCCGGTGTTGGCGGATCCATTATCCAATATCCGTGCAAATGTACCACAATCGGCAAAATCGTTAATTATTGATTCCTACGATGCGTTGCTTAAAAGTGAGAAGTTTAAAGACGCGGTCAAGCCGGATGTAGTAATTCGTGTCGGACCGCAACCGGTTTCAAAACCTTTGAGCTTGTATTTAGCCGCAGTAAAACCAGAAACCTATGTAGTGTTTGATGAAAGTCCGATGTTACGTGATCCGCAATCTGTTGCGACACATCACATTCAAGCAGCTGAAAAAGGCTTATGGAATTTGCCGCTAGAAAGTAAATCAACGAATGCATATCGTGAAAAATGGGCGCAAGCATCCGAATTATACTGGCAAGTTGTTGAGCAGCATTGCCAGACGGAATTAGATGAAGGTGTATTAGCAAAAGTACTTTTCGATCGATTAGATCAAAGCGATTTAATTGTGGGGAGCAGTATGCCAATCCGTGATGTCGATACGTATTTCCAAACAACTGAGCGGGATATTATGCTTTATGCGAACCGCGGAGCGAATGGTATTGATGGAGTGGTTTCAACGGCATTTGGTGTACAAGCAGCAAGACAGCGTCCAGCTTATTTGTATATTGGCGATTTGTCGTTTTTGCATGATATGAACGGCTTGATTGCATCAAAAATGCAAGAGACGGATTTAACGATTGTGATAATGAATAACGATGGCGGTGGTATTTTCTCATATTTGCCACAGTCTCAAGAAGAACGTTATTTTGAAGAGTTATTTGGTACACCGACTGGATTGACGTTTAGCGATGCAGCGAAGATGTATGATGCACAATATTTATCTGCTGAAACAGTTGCCCAATTTGCTGCTGCGCTAGACGAGCCAAAAACAAATTTAGTGAAGATTATTGAAGTGTTCACTGATCGTGAAAACAATGTTACGACGCATCGTAAATTATGGAGCCGTTTTGACGAGGAGCTGGCTAAAGGATGAAGCTAGAAGTCGGCGGCGTTGTCTATTATGTTGAAGTAAGGAATCCAGAAAAACTGAAAACTTTGGTTTTTTTGCATGGTTTTACAGGGAGCACGAAAACGTGGCATTCGGTTATTGAAAACTGGACGGATGTAAAAGTTGTTTTAATCGATTTAATTGGTCACGGAGAGTCAGCTAGTCCAGAAGAGCTTGAAGCTTATTCGATGGAACGCCAGCTAGAAAGTTTAGATGCTTTGTTTAATCGATTAGCGTTGGACAACTTTACGCTTGTTGGTTATTCAATGGGCGGACGTACGGCACTCGCTTATGCTTGCCACTATCCAGAACGATTAACCGAGCTAGTGCTTGAAAGTGCATCGCCTGGACTTGAAAGTGAACAAGCAAGAAAAGAACGTCAAATCAATGATAAGCATCTTGCAGAGCGGATTGTGACAGGCGGACTAATTAATTTCGTTAATGCTTGGGAAAACATTGCGTTGTTTGCAAGTCAAAAAACATTGACTGAAGCAGTTCAAAAATCGGTACGTGAAGAACGGTTGGCGCAAAATCCACTAGGGCTTGCGAATAGTTTACTTGGTATGGGAACAGGTGCCCAACAGTCTTATTGGCAAGAGCTAGAGTGTTTGAATATACCGGTTTTATTGGTGACAGGACGGTTAGATCTAAAGTTTGAAGCAATTGCACAAAAAATGATGGAATGTTTGTCAAACGGTGTTCATAAAACAATTGATGCGGGTCATGCAATACATGTGGAAAAACCTGTTGAGTTTGCTACAATAGTAAGAGAGTATTTAAGTTTGAACTATCAAGGAGGAAAATCATGACACGCGAGTGGATTACAGAACGTACATATGAAGACATTAAATATGAAATTTTTAACGGCATTGCAAAAATTACGATTAACCGACCGGAAGTGCGCAACGCATTCCGACCGAAAACGGTTCACGAATTAATCGATGCATTTTCACGTGCACGTGATAACGCAGATGTAGGCGTTATTGTTTTAACTGGTGAAGGCGAAAAAGCTTTCTGTTCAGGTGGCGACCAATCTGTACGCGGACACGGTGGCTATGTTGGGGAAGATGAAATTCCACGTTTGAACGTATTAGATCTACAACGTTTAATCCGTGTTATTCCAAAACCAGTTGTCGCAATGGTAGCCGGTTATGCAATCGGCGGCGGACACGTCTTGCACGTTGTTTGTGATTTGACAATTGCAGCAGATAACGCACGCTTTGGTCAAACAGGACCACGTGTTGGTTCGTTTGACGCTGGATACGGTTCTGGTTATTTGGCTCGTATTATCGGTCATAAGAAAGCACGTGAAATTTGGTACCTATGCCGCCAGTACGATGCACAAGAAGCATTGGACATGGGCTTAGTCAATACAGTTGTCCCTCTTGAGCAATTAGAAGATGAGACGGTTCAATGGTGTCAGGAAATGCTTGAAATGAGCCCGACTGCACTTCGTTTTGTAAAAGCGGCGATGAATGCTGATACAGACGGTCTTGCTGGATTGCAGCAAATGGCTGGAGACGCAACATTATTGTATTACACAACGGACGAAGCAAAAGAAGGACGCGACGCGTTTAAAGAAAAACGCAAACCAGACTTTGGTCAATTCCCACGGTTCCCATGATTATTGAATAATTAAAAGCTGTCCTCTCTGGGGACAGCTTTTTTTGAAGAAAGGATTTTTTTATGACGTACCCGAATTGGTTGACTCAGCGAAGCTATTTGAGTGGCGATCGTATGGCATTGTCGTTTCAACATCAACAATGGACTTTTTCTGAAATAAATACAATTGCGCTGGCTTATGCAGGAAAACTGTCGGCGCTTGGCGTAAAAGAAAATTCACGTGTCGCGGTATTGGCTAAATCTACTCCAGAATTTGTTTTTGTCTTGTATGGCTGTATGCACCTAGGCTGTGAGATGGTCATGCTAAATGAACGTCTATCAAGCAATGAATTGGCTTATCAAATAGATGATGCGGAAGTAGCATTTATTTTCGTAGCTGATGTGCTGAAGGGAAAAGTAGACGATTCACGCGTCGTTTTATTTAGTGAAATAGAAGATACAAAACCAGTTCAATTTGACCCGCAGCAGCAATGGCCAAAAGATCGCACCCTTTCGATTATGTATACCTCAGGTACTACCGGGCATCCAAAAGGGGTTCGCCAAACAGCGGAAAATCATTTTTCAAGTGCCGTATCTTCTGCGCTCAATATTGGCATAGCCCCAGAAGATGTTTGGTTATGTGCTGTGCCTTTATTTCACATTAGTGGATTTTCGATCTTGATGAGGTCGTTGATATATGGCATGGGTGTGCGGTTATACGAGAAATTTGACGCAGAACGCAGCGCAGAAGAAATTTGCAACGGCAGCGTGACGCATATGTCAGTTGTTGGAGTGACGTTGGAACGTATTTTATCGAGTATGGAACAAGCTTCTATGCTAGCGTCTGATCGCTTTAAAGCAGTTCTTGCCGGAGGTGGACCAATTCCAGTTGCTTATATGAAACGTGCTGAAAAATGTAGAATTCCGGTGTTGCAAACATACGGTATGACGGAAACATCGTCACAAACAACAACCTTACAAGTGGCGGACGCAGAGCGGAAAATCGGATCTGCAGGCAAGCCATTATTTTTATATGAAGTCAAAACAGAAAAACAAGATGAAGTGGGCGAAATTCTCATTCGGGGTCCTCAAGTGACACCTGGCTATATTGGTGCTTTTGCCAAACGAAATGTACAACAAGATGGTTGGCTTCATACAGGAGATATCGGCTATTTAGATGACGAAGGATTTCTATTTGTGGTAGATCGCCGTTCAGATTTAATCGTTTCTGGTGGAGAAAATGTATATCCGGCTGAAATTGAAAAAGTCTTATCTGGTCATCCTGCTGTTCGAGAAGTTGGCGTTTGCGGGGCTCCGAGTGAAAAGTGGGGAGAAGTTCCAGTGGCATTTGCGGTATTGCAGCAAGAAGCAACAGTAGAAGAATTGCTTGCTTATTGCCGTGAACAGCTGGCGTCCTATAAAGTGCCAAAGCAATTGACGATTGTTGAGTCGTTGCCACGTAATGCTTCAAATAAGCTGTTGAGAAGAGAGCTGAGAGCATGGTTGTGATAATTAAAGAGATTGGCTTAAAGACAGTGAGAAGAGCGCTTAAAAACCCGTTTATATCAGTTTTACAACAAGTCAACGAGCGTGAAGTAATTATTGTGAGTGTGAAAGGTGAATCGGGGCATATTGGGTACGGGGAAGTTGTAGCTTTTGAAACGCCTTGGTATACAGAAGAAACCATTACGAGTTGTCGTTTTTTGCTAGAGCAAGTATTGGTGCCGCTGCTAATACATCAAACCATTTATCATCCACAACAAGTTTGGGCGCTGTTCGAATCTGTAAAAGGCAACCGAATGGCAAAAGCAGCAGTTGAAATGGCTGTATGGGACTTGTTTGCAAAACAACAACAGGAGCCGCTATGGAAGTATGTCGGAGGCATTTCGCAAGCAATTTCTGCTGGCGTTGTCGTTGCAGCAGATCCGTCTCAAATTCATGACCGAGTGGCACAGGCAAACAACGCAGGCTATAAACGAATCAAAATCAAAATTCATCCGGATACAAATCCATCTATGTTAAAGTCCATTGTTACGAACTATCCAGCGTTATTATTTTTCGCAGATGCCAATGGCAGTTTCAGCGAAAATAATTTTGAGCGCTTGAAAGAATTTGATGATGTGGGATTTACTCTTATTGAACAGCCTTTCGGAGAACGAGAGTGGAGTTTGCACGCGCGAGCAAAAAGAGAGCTCACGACACCACTTTGTTTAGACGAAAGCATTTCTAGTGTAGAAGATGTTCAACAAATGATCGACATGAAAGCCGGAGATATCGTCGTTTTAAAAATGAGTCGCCTTGGTGGTTGGACTGAAACCTTGAAAGTGGTGGAATTGTGCCGCAAACATTCAATTGGCATGTGGGTTGGGGGCATGATTGAGTTTGGTGTATCAAAAGCACATAATTTGGCGCTGGCGTCTTTGGCAGGTATCGATTACCCAGGTGATTTTTCAGCCTCTACTCATTTTTGGGAAAAAGATATAATCCAACCGGAAGTCATTGTTGAAAATGGAGAAATCCAGTTAAGTAATCAACTAGGTATTGGCTATTCGGTAAATTGTACAGAATAAAAAAATCTTCGATGAAAAGTTGGCTTTTGGGTGTATAATACAGAAAAGTAAATCGGAGCCGAGTGGCTAAAGGATTATAAGGCGGTGGATATATGATGAATTCACAAGAGGCGATCATCAAAAATTTTGCGATTGGCTTACCTGAGAAAATGTCTTACGGGAATGGCCAGGAAATGGAAACAGCTATCCGCAAAAAAACAGTGCAAGAAGCGTTTTTAACGAAAGACGGTTTTAATGGAGACGGTGTTGCTGATCTAAAGTATCACGGTGGACCTGACCGTGCCGTTTGTCTATATCCTTATGAACATTATGCTCTTTGGAACGATCAATTTGAAACAAAATTGCCACCATCCGCTTTCGGAGAAAACTTAACTGTGACAAATATGCTGGAGCGGGAAATTTGCATTGGCGATATTTTTCAAATAGGTGAAGCCATTGTTCAAGTGACACAAGGAAGAGTTCCTTGTAACACAATTGATAGACGACTCGAGATGAAGCCTTTGTTAAAGGCAATGGTGAAAACGGGTTACACCGGCTATCTTTGCCGAGTGTTAGAAGAAGGAATGGTTCGAGCTGATTCGGTCATTCGAAAGGTGTCAAAAAGTCCAACACAAGTGTCCGTTCTTTATGCGAATGAAATCAACTTCCACAAGCCTAAAGACATTGATGGGATTATGAAAGTGCTTGAAGCAGATGAGCTAGCAGATGAATGGCGCCAATTTTTGACAAAGCGATTGACTAAATTGACGTCAGGGAAGTAGTGCGAAAAGTGTTTAATGCATTCGAAATTGATATTTAACAGTCAAAAAGACGAAGAAACTGAGAATCGTTTCTTCGTCTTTTTATATTGGGAAATTATATCCGTTATTTCAAAATCGTTTCTAATACTTGAAGATTTTTCTCCATTAATGTGAAATAAGTTTCTTCGTTATCAATATTTTCTTGTGTTAAGACACCAAGATTGTGCATTTCGATAGCTTCTGCACCGACTTCTTTTTGGATAACTTTTGTTAAGTTAGACGATACATTTTGTTCGAATACAATATACTGTAAATCGTTTGCTTTGGCTAAATCGACAATTTCCGTCAATTCTTTTTGCGACGGCTCATTTTGACTGTTTAAGCCAGCAATTGCGATTTGTTTAATACCATATGGTTCTGAAAGATAACCAAAAGCAGCATGAGAAACAAAGAATGTATCTTTGCTAACACGTTCTGCTAAAGAGTCGAACGAACGATCTAAATTCTCCAATTGAACAATAAGTTCTGTATAATTACTTTCGTATACTTCCGCATTTTCAGGATCCGCTTGAACTAAAGAATCTTTAATCGATTCTACTAGTTTTTCACTTAGTACTGGGGACATCCAAACATGTGGGTCAGTTGAACCGTGATCATGATCATCGTGACTTTCAGCTTCTTCAGCATGTTCGTAAGCGACTATATCTTCTTCATGGGTATCTTCTTGATGACCTAATGCTGCCTCTAAATCTTCGTCACTAATGTTATCCGCAGTTGCTACGAATTCGACTTTTTCATTTTTTAACGTTTTTTTCGCATTATCGATAAATCCTTCTAGGCCAAGACCAATTGAGAACATCACATCTGCATCTGCGAGTTTGATCATATCTTGCTGCGTCGGTTCAAAGGTATGTTCATTCGCACCAGCTGGGTAAATTGATTGAACATCGACAAAGTCGCCGCCGATCTGTTCAGTAAAATAAGTTAGTGGATAAACTGTTGTATAAACTTGTAGCTTCGAGTCATCATTGTCGATGCTCTGTTTTTCTTCGCTTGTTTTTCCGCAAGCTGTTAATAATAAAAGTAAAGATAGCATTACTAGAATTTTTTTCATGTCGACCTCCAAAGTGTAATGATTACGTTTTAATGACTATTAAAATAATACAGCATGCTTTTTAAAAACACAAGAAAAACCACCAACTATTTTTTTGGTGGCCATTCTTCTGGAACAAAATCGATTCCACCTTTGTGGAAAGGGTGACAACTCAAAATTCGTTTTGCTGCTAAGTAACCACCTTTTAATGCACCGTGCTTTTCTACTGCTTCAATTCCATAATGAGAACAAGTAGGATAAAAGCGACAGCTGGGTGGAGATAACGGTGAAATAAATCGCTGATAAAAGCGAAATGTTTTTAATAATGCTGTTTTCAAAATCGTTCAGCTCTTTTCGTGAAATTACGTTATATGTTTATTGTAGGTGCAGGAGAGGTATAAATAAAGTATAAGAACTTAACAAATAAATTGGAGTGTGAGTAGAAATGTCGAATGAATTAAATCACGAATTAAACGTACAGGTAGCAACATGGTCTGTTGCTTACACAAAATTACATAATTTTCATTGGTATGTAAAAGGACCATCATTTTTTACTTTACACGTGAAATTTGAAGAATTATACAACGAAGCAACTTTACACATGGATGAAATTGCTGAGCGATTACTTGCGCTTGGTGGAAAGCCAGTGGCGACAATGAAAGAACAGTTAGAGCTT is part of the Planococcus sp. PAMC 21323 genome and encodes:
- a CDS encoding o-succinylbenzoate--CoA ligase produces the protein MTYPNWLTQRSYLSGDRMALSFQHQQWTFSEINTIALAYAGKLSALGVKENSRVAVLAKSTPEFVFVLYGCMHLGCEMVMLNERLSSNELAYQIDDAEVAFIFVADVLKGKVDDSRVVLFSEIEDTKPVQFDPQQQWPKDRTLSIMYTSGTTGHPKGVRQTAENHFSSAVSSALNIGIAPEDVWLCAVPLFHISGFSILMRSLIYGMGVRLYEKFDAERSAEEICNGSVTHMSVVGVTLERILSSMEQASMLASDRFKAVLAGGGPIPVAYMKRAEKCRIPVLQTYGMTETSSQTTTLQVADAERKIGSAGKPLFLYEVKTEKQDEVGEILIRGPQVTPGYIGAFAKRNVQQDGWLHTGDIGYLDDEGFLFVVDRRSDLIVSGGENVYPAEIEKVLSGHPAVREVGVCGAPSEKWGEVPVAFAVLQQEATVEELLAYCREQLASYKVPKQLTIVESLPRNASNKLLRRELRAWL
- the menC gene encoding o-succinylbenzoate synthase, with amino-acid sequence MVVIIKEIGLKTVRRALKNPFISVLQQVNEREVIIVSVKGESGHIGYGEVVAFETPWYTEETITSCRFLLEQVLVPLLIHQTIYHPQQVWALFESVKGNRMAKAAVEMAVWDLFAKQQQEPLWKYVGGISQAISAGVVVAADPSQIHDRVAQANNAGYKRIKIKIHPDTNPSMLKSIVTNYPALLFFADANGSFSENNFERLKEFDDVGFTLIEQPFGEREWSLHARAKRELTTPLCLDESISSVEDVQQMIDMKAGDIVVLKMSRLGGWTETLKVVELCRKHSIGMWVGGMIEFGVSKAHNLALASLAGIDYPGDFSASTHFWEKDIIQPEVIVENGEIQLSNQLGIGYSVNCTE
- a CDS encoding MOSC domain-containing protein, whose protein sequence is MMNSQEAIIKNFAIGLPEKMSYGNGQEMETAIRKKTVQEAFLTKDGFNGDGVADLKYHGGPDRAVCLYPYEHYALWNDQFETKLPPSAFGENLTVTNMLEREICIGDIFQIGEAIVQVTQGRVPCNTIDRRLEMKPLLKAMVKTGYTGYLCRVLEEGMVRADSVIRKVSKSPTQVSVLYANEINFHKPKDIDGIMKVLEADELADEWRQFLTKRLTKLTSGK
- a CDS encoding metal ABC transporter solute-binding protein, Zn/Mn family; translation: MKKILVMLSLLLLLTACGKTSEEKQSIDNDDSKLQVYTTVYPLTYFTEQIGGDFVDVQSIYPAGANEHTFEPTQQDMIKLADADVMFSIGLGLEGFIDNAKKTLKNEKVEFVATADNISDEDLEAALGHQEDTHEEDIVAYEHAEEAESHDDHDHGSTDPHVWMSPVLSEKLVESIKDSLVQADPENAEVYESNYTELIVQLENLDRSFDSLAERVSKDTFFVSHAAFGYLSEPYGIKQIAIAGLNSQNEPSQKELTEIVDLAKANDLQYIVFEQNVSSNLTKVIQKEVGAEAIEMHNLGVLTQENIDNEETYFTLMEKNLQVLETILK
- the yidD gene encoding membrane protein insertion efficiency factor YidD encodes the protein MKTALLKTFRFYQRFISPLSPPSCRFYPTCSHYGIEAVEKHGALKGGYLAAKRILSCHPFHKGGIDFVPEEWPPKK
- a CDS encoding Dps family protein, producing MSNELNHELNVQVATWSVAYTKLHNFHWYVKGPSFFTLHVKFEELYNEATLHMDEIAERLLALGGKPVATMKEQLELSVVDEASSKESAEEMVDAVVSDYDKIMKSLKKGMKLAADAGDDMTEDMFNAIHQNLEKHSWMLSAFLGEKK